From Brassica oleracea var. oleracea cultivar TO1000 chromosome C3, BOL, whole genome shotgun sequence, a single genomic window includes:
- the LOC106330655 gene encoding uncharacterized protein LOC106330655 gives MAIKSQVLADFVAEFSPALLPTLELEVRLRGETKEDGEWILHVDGSSDVRGAGVGIVLTSPMGNTASGTVRCNFKATNNESEYEALIAGLTLAHQMGVENIQVFGDSQLIIKQVQGEYQAKEDSMIQYIAVSQRLIMKFKSCKLTQIPREQNSQADALANLGSALETNSQMIIPLLVLPWPTILEESPSEEVSPVEEVVPKILLWPVSEARSSHAPVSNLPPENLKSISSLWPFRKWGMDIVGKFSMAPRKKVFLLIVTDYFSKWVEAEALSRITDLQIHKFMWTYVITRFGVTHEIVTNNGPQFTSHNFKEF, from the exons ATGGCTATAAAGTCACAGGTCCTAGCGGACTTCGTGGCTGAATTCTCCCCTGCCTTGCTCCCAACTTTGGAGCTGGAGGTACGCCTCCGAGGCGAAACTAAGGAAGACGGAGAATGGATCCTGCACGTTGATGGATCCAGTGACGTCAGAGGAGCTGGAGTGGGGATAGTGCTTACCTCGCCAATGGGGAACACGGCCTCAGGGACCGTAAGATGCAACTTCAAAGCAACCAACAACGAAAGCGAGTATGAGGCCCTAATAGCAGGTCTAACCCTCGCCCACCAAATGGGGGTAGAGAACATCCAGGTTTTCGGCGACTCCCAGCTGATAATCAAACAGGTACAGGGAGAGTACCAAGCAAAAGAAGACAGCATGATCCAGTATATTGCGGTTAGCCAACGACTAATAATGAAGTTCAAGAGCTGCAAGCTCACTCAAATCCCCCGGGAACAAAACTCGCAGGCCGATGCACTGGCCAATCTGGGGTCCGCCCTAGAAACGAATAGCCAGATGATTATCCCCTTGCTTGTGCTTCCATGGCCAACCATCCTGGAGGAATCTCCGTCAGAGGAGGTCTCCCCCGTCGAAGAAG TTGTACCGAAGATCCTTCTCTGGCCCGTATCTGAGGCACGCTCCAGTCACGCTCCAGTCTCCAATCTTCCCCCGGAGAATCTCAAGTCCATAAGCTCACTGTGGCCCTTCAGGAAGTGGGGCATGGACATAGTAGGGAAATTCTCTATGGCACCGAGGAAAAAGGTCTTCCTTTTAATAGTCACTGACTACTTCTCCAAGTGGGTCGAAGCAGAAGCGCTCAGTCGCATAACAGATCTCCAGATCCACAAATTCATGTGGACCTACGTAATAACTCGCTTCGGGGTCACCCATGAAATTGTCACCAACAATGGACCCCAGTTCACGAGCCACAACTTCAAGGAGTTCTGA